One window of Populus nigra chromosome 5, ddPopNigr1.1, whole genome shotgun sequence genomic DNA carries:
- the LOC133695175 gene encoding uncharacterized protein LOC133695175, with product MDSDSPQPEPTPVPPSTDPLTNQFTSLNDLAHELTSLQDLANRGSWLSILDKVNRARSLSLLNTPHDHLTYLAYIVLSFTKLRRFQEAQTELDSLDDFNSHHYRYETYPKIYPNRSGSMVPFSLRWLHALLPIKLGNRQEGLDRFYLLLDLVREKLNRNGNDESDKVWRKREVFVVNHIINQHLSNKELSVCLDLINALISRGNLDPALLSKLGYVQMQIGDLDGANVSFGKVEKMASESEENESGLRNLVRRNKALVYLVAKDYLSAVREYDECIERDGMDVVAINNKAICLMYLRDLSDSIKVLENSLERVPTVALNETLVVNLCSMYELAYVNHSDTKRTLSNWIARVAPDDFDSSCTRV from the coding sequence ATGGACTCCGACTCACCACAACCCGAACCCACACCAGTCCCACCCTCCACCGATCCATTAACCAACCAATTCACCTCCCTCAACGACCTAGCCCACGAACTGACCTCTCTCCAAGACCTAGCCAACCGCGGCTCCTGGCTATCAATCCTCGACAAAGTCAATCGAGCCCGATCTCTCTCTCTGTTAAATACCCCACACGATCACCTCACTTACCTCGCTTACATCGTTCTCTCTTTCACTAAACTACGCCGTTTCCAAGAAGCCCAGACAGAACTCGATTCCCTCGATGATTTTAACAGTCACCATTACCGCTACGAAACTTACCCTAAAATTTACCCTAACCGGTCCGGTTCAATGGTCCCTTTCTCTCTCCGGTGGCTGCATGCGCTGCTCCCTATTAAATTAGGCAATCGTCAAGAAGGTTTAGATCGGTTTTATTTGTTACTTGATTTGGTACGTGAAAAACTGAATCGCAACGGAAACGACGAGTCAGACAAAGTTTGGAGGAAGAGAGAGGTTTTTGTTgttaatcatataattaatcAGCATTTGAGTAATAAGGAGTTAAGTGTTTGTTTAGATTTGATTAATGCTTTAATCTCACGCGGGAATTTAGATCCTGCTTTGTTGTCGAAATTAGGGTATGTGCAGATGCAAATTGGGGATTTGGATGGGGCAAATGTGTCATTTGGTAAGGTAGAGAAAATGGCTAGTGAGAGTGAAGAGAATGAGTCTGGGTTAAGGAATTTGGTTAGGAGGAATAAAGCATTGGTGTATTTGGTGGCGAAGGATTATTTGTCGGCGGTGAGGGAATATGATGAGTGTATTGAGAGGGATGGAATGGATGTTGTGGCGATTAATAATAAGGCGATCTGTTTGATGTATTTGAGGGATTTGTCGGATTCGATTAAGGTTTTGGAGAATTCTCTGGAAAGAGTGCCCACCGTTGCATTGAATGAGACGCTTGTTGTTAATCTGTGTAGCATGTATGAGTTGGCTTATGTTAATCATTCGGATACTAAGCGGACACTTAGTAATTGGATTGCTCGAGTCGCTCCAGATGATTTTGATTCTTCTTGTACCCGGGTTTGA